From Pedobacter aquae:
AACCTACCTTATTGGATGTTATGGTAGCATTTTTTGGTGGTATTGCAGGTATTGTATCTGGTTCAAGAAAAGAAAAAACAAATGCTATACCTGGTGTTGCTATTGCTACCGCTTTAATGCCGCCACTTTGTTCGGCAGGTTTTGGGCTTGCAACCGGGCAGTTGATGATTTTTGCCGGAGCCTTTTATCTTTTCATCATTAACGCCATCTTTATCAGTTTATCTACCTATTTGGTTATTAAGTTTTTACAGTTCCCACTAAGGCAATACATGGATGTAAAAACCCGTAAAAGAGTAAGCAGAATTATGTCTTTTGCCTTGCTTTTTGTAGTGATACCAAGTGGCTATTTCTTATGGGAAGTTTATCTTAAAAATAAAATGAACAGGCAGGTGCAAAACATCATTATCAATAAAATTAGTAATGATGAAACAGAGGTATTAAAATGGAATCAATAGCGTCCTAAACGAATAAAAAAGGAGAAAGGAAAGTTTTAACTCATCGTTACCTTTGAGGTGCAAAAAAACAAACCCTTTCTCAATGGTAAATGTAACACTATTCTCCCAAATCATATCAAAACTTGAGCGTTCAAAGTTCAACAAACTGGTATCTACATCTCAGAGCGACAAACATAATAAAGGTTATACAAGCTGGACACATCTAGTATCGATGTTGTTCTGCCAGTTTGCCAAAAGCCAATCGGTACGTGATATTAGTAACGGTCTTCGTTCAGCTACTGGCAACCTCAATCATTTAGGTATTCAAAAAGCTCCATCTAAATCTAGTGTAAGCTATCAGAACAAGCACAGGGACTATAACATCTTCAAGTCCTATTATTTCATACTGTTAGAAAGTTTGGGACAGCAGGCAGGCTTTAAACAAATAAAGTTCAGGATTAAGTCCAAAATCTTCCTGTTAGACTCCACTACTATCAGTCTGTGTCTTTCTCTATTTGATTGGGCCAGGTACAAAACAGCTAAAGGAGCGGTTAAACTGCATACTCTGCTTGATTATGATGGCAATCTACCAGCATATGTCAATATTACCAACGGCAAAACTGCGGATAACAAAGGAGCTTATGATGTGCCTTTACACAAAGGAAGTGTTATTGTTGCAGACCGATTCTATAATGACTTTGCCCTGCTGAATGTTTGGGACAGCAACGGCGTATTTTTTGTGATCAGACATAAAGAAAACCTCCAATATACTACAGTTAAGGAAAATATATTGCCGGAGAACAGGCATAAGAATATCCTGATTGACGAGATTATTGAGCTTAAAACCACAAAATCAAAGGACAGCTATCCCAAAAACTTAAGAAGAGTGGCTGTTTGGGATGATAAAAATGAACAAACTATAGAAATTATTACCAATCAAATGTATTGGACAGCAAACACCATCAGTGAGCTTTATAAAAGCAGATGGCAGATTGAAATCTTTTTTAGAGAGATCAAACAGAACCTGCATATCAAATCATTTATCGGAACCACAGAAAATGCCGTGATGATACAGATATGGACAGCGCTAATTACCATCCTCATCCTTAAAGCACTTAAAGCAATGGCTAAATATGGATGGCAGCTCTCCAACCTTATCGCATTTATCAGACTTAACATATTTGTGAAAATAAATCTACAGAATTGGCTCGATAGGCCTTTTGAAGAACCCGATGAGCTAAAAGATAAACAAGTTATTCAAGGGGTTCTTTTCTGAAATCTATTTTTATCTCATAAATTTTAAGCTATTGCGTTACTTTTGATGTTTTCATAAACGTTTAGGACAGTATTGAAATGGAATATAGAAAATAGAGACTCTTTAAAATACATACAGGTTGTTATTGCTGGTAAACCAGTTTCTGAAAAAGAAATAGCCAGTTATGATAGTTTATTAAAAGCCAGTGGTTTTGATGATTTAAGAATAAAGCTTTCTAGAGTAAATGTTTCTAAAGAAGAAATTGCAGATATGAGCCGTGAGGTAGCAGCCAGTATGCTAAATGCTATCAATTTAAAAGCGGCCACTCCTATTAACAATAAAGATAATGTTTACGCAACATCTGATATCTCTAAAGAACTTGCAGTTTTATACCCAGAAGCTAGTCAGATTAGTATAGGTGAAATGGTTAATTTAAGGCAAAGTGGTAATTCAAATGATACGCTAACTCATGTAATCATCAGTTGGAAGAAAAAAACTTCTTTAAGCAATCAGGAAGCAAAAAAACTTTACGCTTTTTTAAAGTTGAGGCTTAATAAAGATACTTTAATTATCCTTAACAAATAATGAGGTATATAAATTGCTTATTGAACTAAAACAACAGCATGAACCAGCAGCCATTTAAGAACGATAAATTAAGATGGGTAGAACGCATCTCAAAATTAATGGACGAACAGTTTAGCATAAAAGGTTATCGTTTTGGTTTAGACCCTATTCTAAATTTCATCCCCTATCTCGGAGATTTAGCAGGTTTTAGTGTTTCATTAGCCCTTATTGCTACCATGCTGAAAAATGGCGCCAGCAAAAAAGTGGCTCTTAAAATGTTTGGAAATGTTTTAATAGATACCATCTTAGGTGCTATCCCTGTTTTAGGTTTTTTCTTTGATTTCGGCTTTAAAGCCAACAGTAGGAATATTAAATTATTAAGAGAACACTATACAGAAGGTAAACATACTGGCAGTATAATGGGTATCATCATCGGTTTTATACTTATTGCTGTAGTGGTGTTAGGCTTAATTGCTATTGCTCTGTACTATTTGTTTGCTTATTTGTATACGCTGATTCAAAATTGGTTATAAAAAAGAGGCTGTCTCAAATTACTACTTTGTGTCAGGCTGAGCGGAGTCGAAGCCTTTTCTGAGTATATCAGAGAACTATAAATGTTTAAAAATCAAGCATTCACCCACTGGCTTTCCGGCCTCTTGACCGGCCACATCAAGGTACTTTTATTCAAAGTATTAGTTTTATGTTTTGGCCTTCATGAATGCTACGCATGTTTCCGCAAAAAGTACCCAAACCCGAGCTAAGCGAACACATGAAAGCCTTAAAAAAACAATAAGCTAATTGAATAAACTCTCCGCTGCGCCGCTTGCTTCTAAAGGTTCTACTAAGGCTAATCCTGTAGAAGCCGCAACCGCCAAGGCGGAATTTGGCGTAAACGGTCGTTAATGCTTGGGCAAGACTATCGAACTACTTAAACACGTCATTTCATATTGATTTATATGAAGTATATTAGACCTTAATTTGACAGATACGACTTTTGGAGACAGCTTCTTCTCTCTTAAGCTTTTTTCCCTTATTTAATGATATCAAAACCTGTATAAGGAACCAATACATCAGGAATTTTAATTCCTTCTGGCGTTTGGTAATTCTCTAAAATAGAAGCTACAATTCTTGGTAAAGCTAAAGCACTTCCGTTTAAAGTATGTGCTAACTGTGTTTTACCCTCGCTACCTTTAAATCTTAATTTTAAACGATTGCTTTGGTAAGTCTCAAAATTAGAAACAGAAGAAACCTCTAACCAACGCTGTTGTGCAGCACTCCATACTTCCATATCGTAAGTTAAGGCCGATGTGAAGCCCATATCGCCACCGCATAATCTTAAAACGCGATAATGTAAGCCTAAATTTTGTAATAAGCTTTGTACATGTAAGCTCATTTGTTCTAGCACATCATAAGATTTATCTGGATGTACCACTTGAACAATCTCTACCTTATCAAATTGGTGTAAACGATTTAAACCTCTTACATGTGCGCCATAAGAACCCGCTTCTCTTCTAAAACATGGTGTATAACCACAGTTTTTAACAGGTAACTGTTCTTCTTTTAAAATAACATCTCTGTATAAATTAGTAATAGGCACTTCAGCAGTAGGTATTAAATATAGGTTATCTAAGCCTACATGATACATCTGCCCCTCTTTATCTGGTAATTGCCCGGTACCAAAACCTGATGCCTCATTTACCAAATGTGGTAACATCATTTCTTCGTAACCAGCTTTATCAGCCTCGGCTAAAAAATAATTAATTAGTGCTCTTTGTAGTTTAGCTCCTTTGCCTTTATAAACCGGGAAACCAGCACCAGTAATTTTAACACCCAATTCAAAATCAATCAAATCGTATTTTGCGGCTAAATCCCAATGTGGCAAAGCATTTTCTGCCAAGTTTGGCACCTCACCATAGGTTAATACCACTTCATTTTCTTCTGGAGTTTTGCCTTTAGGCACAGATGAATGAGGTAAATTTGGTAACTGTACCAATTTTAGGTGCAGCTCTTGCTCTATAACTGCAAGCTCTTCATGTAATTTTTTTATTTCTTCTTTGGATGATGCCGTTTTTGCTTTAAAAGCTTCAGCTTCTTCTTTTTTACCTTGCTTCATCAACTCGCCAATTTGCTTGGCTGCTGCATTTGCTTCTGCTTGCAAAGCGTCTCCTTTGGATTGCGTAGAACGTCTTCTCTCATCTAAACTGATGATTTCATCTACCAGTTCTGGCTGACTAAAATTTCTTACACTTAAACGTTCTAGAACCTGCTCTTTATTTTCGCGGATATAACTAACTTGCAGCATGATTTTTATTTTTTCTGCAAAGATATTAAAAGGATGTACGATTTACGATTTTTAAGGATAGATATTTTATAAGCCGAAAAAAGAGAAAACCAGCTAGAAGATTAAATAAAAAACGGATAACGTTAAATAGGAAAACAAAACACAGGTCCAAAATTCACGCTCTTTTTAGAGAGGATTGAGGGTAAGGCTAAACAATGAACGGAAAACTATACCTCGTACCTACGCCCATAGGGAATCTTGATGATATGACTTTTAGAGCTGTTAAAGTTTTAAAAGAGGTAGATATTATTTTGGCAGAAGACACCAGAAACTCTTCTCCTATGCTGAAACATTTTGGTATTGATAAAAAACTTTTTTCGCACCACCAACATAATGAGCATAAGGCCGTTAATGAAATTATCAGGTTTTTAAAAGAAGGGCAAAACATAGCTTTAATTTCTGATGCTGGTACGCCGGCTATATCAGACCCGGGCTATTTGTTAACTCGTGAGGCTATAAAAAACGATTTAGAAATAGAATGTTTGCCAGGCGCTACAGCTTTTGTACCGGCTTTGGTAAACTCGGGCTTACCTAATGATAGATTTGTATTTGAAGGATTTTTACCCGTAAAAAAAGGTAGACAAACACGTTTAAAAGAATTGGTTTTAGAAGAAAGAACCATGATTTTTTACGAATCGCCACACCGTTTATTAAAATCTTTAGAAGAATTTATCACTTTTTTTGGTGCAGATAGAGAAGTTTCTGTTTCCAGAGAGCTTACTAAAATGTACGAAGAAACCAAAAGAGGAAGTTTAGCCGAGGTTAAAAACTATTTTGAAACCCATACTATAAAAGGTGAATTTGTAATTTGTTTAGCCGGGAAAATATCAGGCAAAGCTGTAAAAGAAAAATTTAGAGACCAAGAAGTTTAATAAAGTTAAATTCTTCATCAAATCAAGAAATTACTATTCAATGAAAAAGCATATCCAATACGCACTTATATCTGCCATTATACTTTTTATAGCTTGGCCACCTATTCCATACACCTCACTATTGTTATTGATAGGCTTTTTCCCGCTATTAGTAGCTATAGAAAATATCAACAAAAGTGACACTAAACAAAAGGGCAAAAAAGTATTTATTACAGCAGGTTTAACCTTTTTATTATGGAATACAGCTAGTATCTATTGGATTTGGAATGCATCGCCAGAAGGCTCTATTGTGGCTTATGTATTAGGCGCTTTGCTCATGACTTTCAGTTTTTTCTGCTATCATAAACTTAAAAATATTACCAAGCCCATTGTAGCTGATATAGCCCTCTTGGGATTTTGGATTTCTTATGAATATTTACACCAAAGTTGGGATTTAAATTTCCCTTGGATGACTTTAGGAAACGGTTTTGCTAGCAGTCCGCAGTTTATCCAATGGTATGAGTATACAGGTGTATACGGAGGCTCTTTATGGATTTTAGGAAGTAATATTTTATTATTTAACATCTGGAAACAATTAAAAAATAGTGAAAAACAGCAAAAAAACACATTCAAGCTTTTAGCAGGTTTAGCTTGCTGGGTGCTCATCCCGATAGGTTTTTCTACCCTAACCTACATGAACTATGAAGAAGAAAATAACCCCGCCCATGTAGTAGTGGTACAACCCAATATAGACCCTTATGCCAAATATGAAAGTTATACTACCAACCAGCAACTAGATCATTTAATTGCTTTAAGTACTAAGGCAGCAAAAGTTAGTACCGAGTTTATCATTTGGCCAGAAACAGCTATTCCAGAATATGTAAATGAAGATTATATTAGGCAAGGGAACATATTTTACCGCTTACAACAATTTATGCAGCCTTATGCCAATGCAACTTTAATTACCGGTGCAGAAACATATTTAACTTATCAAAACCCAAAAACTAAAACAGCAAAATTTAACGCCCAAAGTAACGAGTATTGGGATAGTTTTAATACCGCTGTGGCGATAGAAAACTCTGCCAAAGTACAATTCTATCATAAATCTAAACTGGTGCCGGGGGTAGAGAAAATGCCTTTTATTAATGCGCTTGCTTTCTTAAAACCCGTGTTTGCCAAATTTGGTGGCACTACTGGTGGTTATGGCTATCAGGATGAGCCTTCTGTATTATTTTCGCAAAGTGGTATTGGCGTTGCGCCTGTCATTTGTTACGAATCTATTTGGGGTAATTGGGTTGCGGGTTATGTTAAAAAAGAAGCACAGTTTATAGCCATTATCACCAACGATGGTTGGTGGGGCAATACATCAGGTAAAGACCAACATTTACACTACGCCAGATTAAGAGCTGTAGAAACAAGACGTTGGGTAGCCCGTTCTGCAAATACCGGAATATCTGGCTTTATTAACCAGCGTGGAGATTTGGTACAGCAAACATCATGGTGGCAACCTGCTGTTATAACGCAGGATATTAATCTAAATTCTGAACTTACTTTTTACGTTAAACATCCAGATATTATAGTTTATCCATTTTTACTGATAGGTATTTTTGGGCTATTATACCTTTTAACGCAGAAAATCAGAAACAAAGCAGCTAAACCTAGTGCTTAAAAATTTGAATCTATATTTTTTTATATTTGTAATGATTTGAAAAAGATAATTGCCATATCGTTATTAAGCATCCATTTGATAGCCACTACAGAACTGTACCAGCTATTAAAATTGCCTATTTTGGTAGAGCACTTGATAGAGCATAAATTACAAGATAACAATATCACCATCTTTGAATTTTTAAGTATGCATTATGCTTTAGAAGATATTAGAGATGCTGATTATGACCGCGATATGCAGCTGCCTTTTAAAACCCACAACCACTTAAACCAGGTTGATTGTAATGCAAGTTTGCCGCAAAATCATGTATATGTAGTTGCTCTTCCAGACATTATACATCAACAAAAAACACCTGTTTATAATAGTTTCTTCATCAATTCTGTTTATCTATCTTCTATTTGGCAGCCTCCAAAAACTTGCTAATTCTTTTCTCTACAAACTAATACATTACTATTTTTTTCATAAAATTTAGCAATACTGATATGTTAAATAAGATTATTGAGTTTTCCATCAGGAATAAA
This genomic window contains:
- the lnt gene encoding apolipoprotein N-acyltransferase — protein: MKKHIQYALISAIILFIAWPPIPYTSLLLLIGFFPLLVAIENINKSDTKQKGKKVFITAGLTFLLWNTASIYWIWNASPEGSIVAYVLGALLMTFSFFCYHKLKNITKPIVADIALLGFWISYEYLHQSWDLNFPWMTLGNGFASSPQFIQWYEYTGVYGGSLWILGSNILLFNIWKQLKNSEKQQKNTFKLLAGLACWVLIPIGFSTLTYMNYEEENNPAHVVVVQPNIDPYAKYESYTTNQQLDHLIALSTKAAKVSTEFIIWPETAIPEYVNEDYIRQGNIFYRLQQFMQPYANATLITGAETYLTYQNPKTKTAKFNAQSNEYWDSFNTAVAIENSAKVQFYHKSKLVPGVEKMPFINALAFLKPVFAKFGGTTGGYGYQDEPSVLFSQSGIGVAPVICYESIWGNWVAGYVKKEAQFIAIITNDGWWGNTSGKDQHLHYARLRAVETRRWVARSANTGISGFINQRGDLVQQTSWWQPAVITQDINLNSELTFYVKHPDIIVYPFLLIGIFGLLYLLTQKIRNKAAKPSA
- the serS gene encoding serine--tRNA ligase, with protein sequence MLQVSYIRENKEQVLERLSVRNFSQPELVDEIISLDERRRSTQSKGDALQAEANAAAKQIGELMKQGKKEEAEAFKAKTASSKEEIKKLHEELAVIEQELHLKLVQLPNLPHSSVPKGKTPEENEVVLTYGEVPNLAENALPHWDLAAKYDLIDFELGVKITGAGFPVYKGKGAKLQRALINYFLAEADKAGYEEMMLPHLVNEASGFGTGQLPDKEGQMYHVGLDNLYLIPTAEVPITNLYRDVILKEEQLPVKNCGYTPCFRREAGSYGAHVRGLNRLHQFDKVEIVQVVHPDKSYDVLEQMSLHVQSLLQNLGLHYRVLRLCGGDMGFTSALTYDMEVWSAAQQRWLEVSSVSNFETYQSNRLKLRFKGSEGKTQLAHTLNGSALALPRIVASILENYQTPEGIKIPDVLVPYTGFDIIK
- a CDS encoding IS4 family transposase, translated to MVNVTLFSQIISKLERSKFNKLVSTSQSDKHNKGYTSWTHLVSMLFCQFAKSQSVRDISNGLRSATGNLNHLGIQKAPSKSSVSYQNKHRDYNIFKSYYFILLESLGQQAGFKQIKFRIKSKIFLLDSTTISLCLSLFDWARYKTAKGAVKLHTLLDYDGNLPAYVNITNGKTADNKGAYDVPLHKGSVIVADRFYNDFALLNVWDSNGVFFVIRHKENLQYTTVKENILPENRHKNILIDEIIELKTTKSKDSYPKNLRRVAVWDDKNEQTIEIITNQMYWTANTISELYKSRWQIEIFFREIKQNLHIKSFIGTTENAVMIQIWTALITILILKALKAMAKYGWQLSNLIAFIRLNIFVKINLQNWLDRPFEEPDELKDKQVIQGVLF
- the rsmI gene encoding 16S rRNA (cytidine(1402)-2'-O)-methyltransferase → MNGKLYLVPTPIGNLDDMTFRAVKVLKEVDIILAEDTRNSSPMLKHFGIDKKLFSHHQHNEHKAVNEIIRFLKEGQNIALISDAGTPAISDPGYLLTREAIKNDLEIECLPGATAFVPALVNSGLPNDRFVFEGFLPVKKGRQTRLKELVLEERTMIFYESPHRLLKSLEEFITFFGADREVSVSRELTKMYEETKRGSLAEVKNYFETHTIKGEFVICLAGKISGKAVKEKFRDQEV
- a CDS encoding TIGR00341 family protein, with the protein product MYSADFIKNYVKKIFHLQDTTDQEGTVNNINENIDLKGYNIWILICSAVLASIGLDVNSAAVIIGAMLISPLMSPILGVGLSFGINDKEMLTRSLRNLGMATFISLITAYIYFTITPLGDATAEILARTQPTLLDVMVAFFGGIAGIVSGSRKEKTNAIPGVAIATALMPPLCSAGFGLATGQLMIFAGAFYLFIINAIFISLSTYLVIKFLQFPLRQYMDVKTRKRVSRIMSFALLFVVIPSGYFLWEVYLKNKMNRQVQNIIINKISNDETEVLKWNQ
- a CDS encoding DUF4112 domain-containing protein gives rise to the protein MNQQPFKNDKLRWVERISKLMDEQFSIKGYRFGLDPILNFIPYLGDLAGFSVSLALIATMLKNGASKKVALKMFGNVLIDTILGAIPVLGFFFDFGFKANSRNIKLLREHYTEGKHTGSIMGIIIGFILIAVVVLGLIAIALYYLFAYLYTLIQNWL